One window from the genome of Apus apus isolate bApuApu2 chromosome 12, bApuApu2.pri.cur, whole genome shotgun sequence encodes:
- the PLP1 gene encoding myelin proteolipid protein isoform X1 has protein sequence MGLLECCARCLIGAPFASLVATGLCFFGVALFCGCGHEALTGTEQLIETYFSKNYQDYEYLIDVIHAFQYFIYGTASFFFLYGALLLAEGFYTTGAVRQIFGDYKTTICGRGLSATVTGGPKGRGARGPQRAHSLQRVCHCLGKWLGHPDKFVGITYVLTIIWLLVFACSAVPVYIYFNTWTTCQSIANPSKTSASIGTLCADARMYGVLPWNAFPGKVCGSNLLSICKTSEFQMTFHLFIAAFVGAAATLVSLLTFIIAATYNFAVLKLMGRGTKF, from the exons ATGG GTCTGCTCGAGTGCTGTGCCAGATGTCTCATCGGGGCACCCTTTGCTTCGCTGGTTGCTACTGGCTTGTGCTTCTTTGGGGTAGCGCTGTTTTGTGGCTGTGGGCACGAGGCCCtcacaggcacagagcagctcattGAGACCTACTTCTCCAAAAACTACCAGGACTACGAGTATCTTATTGACGT CATCCACGCTTTTCAGTACTTCATCTATGGCACGgcctccttcttcttcctctacggagccctgctgctggccgAAGGCTTCTACACCACCGGCGCCGTCCGGCAAATCTTCGGGGACTACAAGACCACCATCTGCGGCAGGGGCCTCAGCGCAACGGTAACTGGGGGCCCGAAAGGGAGGGGAGCGCGAGGCCCCCAGCGAGCTCACTCGTTGCAGCGAGTGTGTCATTGTTTGGGAAAGTGGCTAGGACATCCTGACAAG TTTGTGGGCATTACTTATGTCCTGACCATCATCTGGCTCCTGGTCTTCGCCTGCTCCGCGGTGCCCGTCTACATCTACTTTAACACTTGGACCACCTGCCAGTCCATTGCCAACCCCAGCAAGACCTCGGCCAGCATCGGCACCCTGTGTGCGGATGCCAGGATGTACG GTGTGCTGCCCTGGAATGCTTTCCCCGGCAAGGTGTGTGGCTCCAACCTGCTCTCCATCTGCAAGACCAGTGAG TTCCAGATGACTTTCCATCTCTTCATTGCGGCCTTTGTGGGGGCGGCTGCCACGCTGGTCTCACTG CTCACGTTCATCATCGCCGCCACCTACAACTTTGCTGTCCTCAAGCTGATGGGCCGAGGCACCAAGTTCTAG
- the RAB9B gene encoding ras-related protein Rab-9B: MSGKSLLLKVILLGDGGVGKSSLMNRYVTNKFDSQAFHTIGVEFLNRDLEVDGRFVTLQIWDTAGQERFKSLRTPFYRGADCCLLTFSVDDRQSFENLSNWQKEFVYYADVKDPEHFPFVVLGNKIDKLERQVSTEEAQTWCMENGNYPYLETSAKDDTNVAVAFEEAVRQVLAVEEQLEHCMLGHTIDLHSSSKSGSSCC, from the coding sequence ATGAGTGGGAAGTCTTTGCTCTTAAAGGTCATTCTCCTTGGGGATGGTGGAGTTGGGAAAAGTTCCCTCATGAACCGGTACGTCACCAACAAGTTTGACTCGCAGGCTTTCCACACGATTGGTGTGGAGTTTTTAAACCGGGACCTGGAGGTGGATGGACGTTTTGTGACCCTCCAGATTTGGGACACTGCAGGACAGGAGAGATTCAAGAGCCTGCGAACCCCCTTTTACCGGGGAGCTGACTGCTGCCTGCTGACCTTCAGTGTGGACGACCGGCAGAGCTTTGAGAACCTCAGTAACTGGCAGAAGGAGTTTGTCTATTATGCTGACGTGAAAGACCCTGAACATTTCCCATTTGTAGTCCTGGGCAACAAGATAGACAAACTTGAGAGACAAGTGAGCACAGAGGAGGCCCAGACCTGGTGCATGGAAAACGGTAACTATCCGTACCTGGAGACTAGTGCCAAGGATGACACCAATGTGGCAGTGGCCTTTGAGGAGGCTGTGCGACAGGTGCTGGCggtggaggagcagctggagcactgCATGCTGGGCCACACCATTGACCTGCACTCCAGCTCCAAATCAGGGTCTTCCTGTTGTTAA
- the PLP1 gene encoding myelin proteolipid protein isoform X2, with amino-acid sequence MGLLECCARCLIGAPFASLVATGLCFFGVALFCGCGHEALTGTEQLIETYFSKNYQDYEYLIDVIHAFQYFIYGTASFFFLYGALLLAEGFYTTGAVRQIFGDYKTTICGRGLSATFVGITYVLTIIWLLVFACSAVPVYIYFNTWTTCQSIANPSKTSASIGTLCADARMYGVLPWNAFPGKVCGSNLLSICKTSEFQMTFHLFIAAFVGAAATLVSLLTFIIAATYNFAVLKLMGRGTKF; translated from the exons ATGG GTCTGCTCGAGTGCTGTGCCAGATGTCTCATCGGGGCACCCTTTGCTTCGCTGGTTGCTACTGGCTTGTGCTTCTTTGGGGTAGCGCTGTTTTGTGGCTGTGGGCACGAGGCCCtcacaggcacagagcagctcattGAGACCTACTTCTCCAAAAACTACCAGGACTACGAGTATCTTATTGACGT CATCCACGCTTTTCAGTACTTCATCTATGGCACGgcctccttcttcttcctctacggagccctgctgctggccgAAGGCTTCTACACCACCGGCGCCGTCCGGCAAATCTTCGGGGACTACAAGACCACCATCTGCGGCAGGGGCCTCAGCGCAACG TTTGTGGGCATTACTTATGTCCTGACCATCATCTGGCTCCTGGTCTTCGCCTGCTCCGCGGTGCCCGTCTACATCTACTTTAACACTTGGACCACCTGCCAGTCCATTGCCAACCCCAGCAAGACCTCGGCCAGCATCGGCACCCTGTGTGCGGATGCCAGGATGTACG GTGTGCTGCCCTGGAATGCTTTCCCCGGCAAGGTGTGTGGCTCCAACCTGCTCTCCATCTGCAAGACCAGTGAG TTCCAGATGACTTTCCATCTCTTCATTGCGGCCTTTGTGGGGGCGGCTGCCACGCTGGTCTCACTG CTCACGTTCATCATCGCCGCCACCTACAACTTTGCTGTCCTCAAGCTGATGGGCCGAGGCACCAAGTTCTAG